The Streptomyces sp. NBC_01353 genome contains a region encoding:
- a CDS encoding aromatic ring-hydroxylating dioxygenase subunit alpha, with the protein MTEARTDRGDGTMPAGSDRSSEEVADLRRTGIDPDFWYPVAVSGSVPKGGTFAAVFAGERIALYRGEGGTVYALEDRCAHRQVPLSMGVVEGEALRCCYHAWTYRGNGRISQIPYLPKGTDRPPRGVRAYPVREAYGLVFVFPGDPEKAFGSGLPELPAFHSPGHKTMTFSRTVRCHYTFMHENLLDMNHQFLHRGVLGRIQPKLLGYETGPTFVEARYLFVPGGGRKDRGAGLLSAEGMSGSSTPDVVTVRSQYPYQTLQAVPENATLPAFSLWAAYVPQDAEQRVNHTFGLLSIAKPSVPGALHLAWPLIRRFTERVFAEDRMAVEAEQRAWDEQGADWNQEVFPLILHVRDMLRSNGVPLRPTPAATPGSCGGIAGLASSPTHG; encoded by the coding sequence ATGACCGAGGCCCGAACTGACAGGGGTGATGGGACGATGCCGGCCGGGTCGGATCGCAGCTCTGAAGAGGTCGCCGACCTGCGACGCACGGGAATCGATCCGGATTTCTGGTACCCGGTGGCGGTGTCGGGAAGCGTGCCCAAGGGAGGGACGTTCGCCGCCGTGTTCGCGGGTGAGCGGATCGCCCTGTACCGAGGCGAGGGCGGGACGGTCTATGCGCTGGAGGATCGGTGCGCCCACCGTCAGGTCCCGCTGAGCATGGGCGTCGTGGAAGGCGAAGCCCTGCGCTGCTGCTATCACGCCTGGACCTATCGAGGGAACGGTCGTATCTCGCAGATCCCCTATCTCCCCAAGGGGACGGATCGGCCGCCGCGTGGTGTGCGCGCATATCCGGTCCGCGAGGCGTACGGCCTCGTCTTCGTCTTTCCCGGCGACCCTGAGAAGGCGTTCGGATCCGGGCTTCCCGAGCTGCCCGCGTTCCATTCCCCCGGGCACAAGACGATGACCTTCTCCCGCACCGTTCGCTGCCACTACACGTTCATGCACGAGAACCTGCTGGACATGAATCACCAGTTCCTGCACCGGGGCGTGCTCGGCAGAATCCAGCCGAAGCTCCTCGGGTACGAAACGGGCCCGACCTTCGTAGAGGCTCGGTACCTGTTCGTACCGGGCGGGGGAAGGAAGGACCGCGGTGCCGGTCTGTTGTCCGCCGAGGGGATGAGCGGCAGCTCGACGCCCGACGTCGTCACCGTCCGCTCCCAGTACCCCTACCAGACCCTGCAAGCGGTCCCCGAGAATGCCACGCTCCCGGCGTTCTCGCTGTGGGCGGCCTACGTTCCCCAGGATGCCGAGCAACGCGTCAACCACACGTTCGGGCTGCTGTCGATTGCCAAGCCCTCCGTCCCCGGGGCCCTTCATCTCGCATGGCCGTTGATCCGGCGCTTTACCGAGCGGGTCTTCGCCGAGGACCGGATGGCCGTCGAGGCAGAACAGCGCGCTTGGGACGAGCAGGGTGCGGACTGGAACCAAGAGGTGTTCCCGCTGATCCTCCATGTCCGCGACATGCTGCGGTCCAACGGTGTCCCACTCCGCCCCACACCCGCTGCCACCCCTGGGTCATGCGGAGGCATCGCAGGACTCGCGTCGTCTCCCACACATGGTTGA
- a CDS encoding fic family toxin-antitoxin system, toxin component, with protein sequence MELHIDIPWILQVAEAAGANDPAPDDYGVPVAAVARHRAEIFEQSVYDSPYAKAAALVHTLGRCRWLERSNMAVAAATGVMYLEAAGITVKPTRDDAIALKDLLIDPTCTVGRINALLRTWSRAN encoded by the coding sequence ATGGAGCTGCACATCGACATTCCCTGGATCCTGCAGGTCGCGGAAGCGGCCGGGGCGAACGATCCCGCCCCCGACGACTACGGCGTCCCCGTCGCCGCCGTCGCGCGCCACCGCGCCGAGATCTTCGAGCAGTCCGTCTACGACAGCCCCTACGCCAAGGCCGCAGCCCTCGTACACACCTTGGGCCGCTGCCGCTGGCTGGAACGCTCCAACATGGCCGTCGCCGCCGCCACCGGCGTCATGTACCTGGAAGCCGCCGGAATCACGGTCAAGCCCACCCGAGACGACGCCATCGCCCTCAAGGACCTCCTGATCGACCCCACCTGCACCGTCGGAAGGATCAACGCGCTGCTGCGCACCTGGTCCCGCGCGAACTGA